TCGGCGGTTCGGGCAACAGCAATCCACAATTTCGGCAATACATCTGAATTCTCCATCGTAGGTCAGGCTTTTCAGCCTGACAGCCCGCATCGTCGGCCGGCTGGCACAGCATCGTAGCAGGCACACTCCGTGTGCCGTCTGCCCTGCTCTGTGCGCAGCGCTCCATGGAGCGCAGACGGCACGCGAAATGTGCCTGCTACACATTCAGCAGCTCTCCGCCGCCCGGGGAGTATACCCCCGCAAGTTTCGCGGAGCAAGCAATTGCCGCCGAATGCCGAATCGCTTGACGCCCGGCAAATGCGGCGTCACCATCGTAGGTTAGGCTTTCCAGCGCAATATATCATCGGCCGCCATCGTAGCAGGCACACTCCGTGTGCCGTCCGCCCGCTCGGAGCGTTCGCACTACAAGTGGCCGACGGCACACGGAGTGTGCCTACTACTGTTTTCAAAAAGGCATTCGGCTCATGGCGGAACACGTTTTCTTGGCAGTCGATCTCGGCGCTTCCAGTGGCCGACACGTCGCCGGGCGGTTCGACGGGGCGAAGCTCGCGCTCGAGGAAACGCATCGCTTCGGCAATGGTCCCGTGGCCGCGGCCAGCCATCTGTATTGGAACCTGCTGGGCCTGTGGCATCATGTCGTCGAAGGCTTGCGGGCTTCGGCCAGCGAGTTCGGATCGCGGATTCAAAGCGTGGGCGTCTGCACTTGGGGGGTCGATTTCGGGCTGCTCGGCCGGGGCGACGAACTGCTGGGAAATCCGTATTGCTACCGCGACTCGCGCGCCGAGGGAATGCTCGAACGCGCCTTCGAGATCGTTCCGCGCGATGAGATTTTCGCCGCCACCGGCGTGCAGTTCTTGCAGATCAACACCCTCTATCAACTGCTCGCTATGCGGCTGAATAGCTCTCCGCTCTTGGATGTTGCCGAGTCGCTGCTGATGGTGCCCGACCTGTTTCACTGGCTGCTGTCGGGCTCGAAAGTGAACGAGATGACCGAAGCCAGCACGAGCCAATTTTTCGATCCGCGGCGCGGCGCCTGGGCTGCCGATCTGTTCGAGCGGCTGCAATTGCCCACGCGCATTTTGGGCACGATCGTCGCACCGGGCACGCGGCTCGGCCCACTGTTGCCCGCCGTGCAAGCCGCCACCGGGCTAACGGATGTCGAGGTCGTCGTGCCCGGTTCGCACGACACGGCCAGCGCCGTGATGGGCGTGCCCGCCGCAAGCCGCGCCGGAGCCGAGCCCGATTGGTGCTACATCAGCTCGGGCACATGGTCGCTGATGGGCGTGGAATGCCCCGCCCCGGTCGTGACGCCGCAATGCCAGGCCCGCAACTTCACGAACGAAGGAGGCGT
The nucleotide sequence above comes from Pirellulales bacterium. Encoded proteins:
- a CDS encoding rhamnulokinase family protein, which translates into the protein MAEHVFLAVDLGASSGRHVAGRFDGAKLALEETHRFGNGPVAAASHLYWNLLGLWHHVVEGLRASASEFGSRIQSVGVCTWGVDFGLLGRGDELLGNPYCYRDSRAEGMLERAFEIVPRDEIFAATGVQFLQINTLYQLLAMRLNSSPLLDVAESLLMVPDLFHWLLSGSKVNEMTEASTSQFFDPRRGAWAADLFERLQLPTRILGTIVAPGTRLGPLLPAVQAATGLTDVEVVVPGSHDTASAVMGVPAASRAGAEPDWCYISSGTWSLMGVECPAPVVTPQCQARNFTNEGGVGGTTRLLKNICGLWMVQECRRSWNSAGAGYSWDDLNNLAAAAPPLAALVDVDDPSFLAPAHMPQAIGDYCRRTGQSPPTSVGAVVRCTLESLAMRYRQVLAWIEELVGRRIETIHIVGGGAKNRALCQMTADACRRRVVAGPTEATAIGNIMMQAVSAGAVASIAEAREVIRQSFPTLEYHPRESDRWDEAYSRFLAIVGWKG